The Branchiostoma floridae strain S238N-H82 chromosome 17, Bfl_VNyyK, whole genome shotgun sequence genome has a window encoding:
- the LOC118405132 gene encoding zinc finger protein OZF-like translates to MDDLTCGHLVKEHCTEQTGNQIHMKEEETEDTGLQQDRQQDKLFQETYSEDQEMYGETCYLPTYYPEKVTYNKGEQTADMRRQQDVLSKETCRVNCTQPEEGVSSHLHLQVHTEQVEMNMGEQTTDTGRQQGVPNYKVCGENCTCSDEQVMPQATVQSHTCTEQDGSHVARKTFICWKCGYRSAIRSHMSRHMRTHTGKKPYMCGECGFRTAHSATLSRHQRTHTGDRPYVCGECGYRAAEKYHLSRHQRTHTDNKTYMYGECEYGMTGHSQYTTMQTKEKPYKCDQSDNFAAQNFHVDHHIMEKHTDVKPYICGECDYSTAVKSHLSRHIKIHLGEKPYKCDQCDYSAAQKGQLDKHVMTKHTGEKPYMCGECGYRTAARYALSRHMRTHTGEKPYKCDLCDYSAAQKGNLDEHIMIKHTGEKPYICEECGYRTAKSSNLSLHKRKHTGEKPFKCDQCDYSAARKVQVDRHMMVKHTVEKPYVWRVLVQEH, encoded by the coding sequence ATGGATGACTTAACATGTGGGCATCTCGTTAAAGAGCACTGCACAGAACAAACTGGAAACCAAATACACATGAAAGAGGAGGAGACAGAAGACACGGGGTTGCAACAAGACAGACAACAGGACAAGCTATTCCAGGAAACATACAGTGAGGACCAAGAAATGTATGGCGAAACCTGCTACCTACCAACCTATTATCCTGAAAAAGTGACCTACAACAAAGGAGAGCAGACAGCGGACATGAGACGGCAGCAGGACGTTCTAAGCAAGGAAACGTGCAGGGTAAACTGTACCCAGCCTGAGGAGGGAGTCTCATCACATCTACATTTGCAGGTCCATACTGAACAGGTGGAAATGAACATGggggagcagacaacagacacgggacgGCAGCAGGGTGTACCAAACTACAAAGTTTGCGGTGAGAACTGTACCTGTTCAGATGAACAAGTCATGCCACAGGCAACTGTGCagagtcatacatgtacagagcaGGATGGCAGCCATGTGGCAAGAAAAACTTTTATTTGCTGGAAATGTGGTTACCGGTCGGCTATAAGGAGTCACATGTCTAggcacatgagaacacacacaggcaagaaaccctacatgtgcggggagtgcggATTCAGAACTGCTCATAGCGCAACATTATCTCGACACCAGAGAACGCACACCGGAGACAGACCCTACGTGTGTggtgagtgcggatacagggcgGCGGAGAAGTACCACCTATCCCGACACCAGAGAACGCACACTGATAataaaacctacatgtatggggAATGTGAATATGGAATGACTGGCCATTCCCAATATACGACAATGCAGACaaaggagaaaccctacaagtgtgaccagagCGACAATTTTGCTGCGCAGAACTTTCACGTAGACCACCACATCATGGAAAAGCACACTGATgtgaaaccctacatatgtggggagtgtgacTATAGTACAGCTGTTAAGTCCCACCTATCTCggcacatcaaaatacatttaggtgagaaaccctacaaatgtgaccagtgtgactattctgctgcacagaaggGCCAACTAGACAAACATGTgatgacaaaacacaccggtgagaagccctacatgtgtggagagtgtgggtataggacaGCTGCTAGGTATgccttatcccgacatatgagaacacataccggtgagaaaccttacaaatgtgacctgtgtgactactctgctgcacagaaaggcaacTTAGATGAACACATTATGATAAAACACacgggagagaaaccctacatttgCGAGGAATGTGGATACAGGACTGCAAAAAGTTCAAACTTATCCCTACATaagagaaaacatacaggtgagaaacccttcaaatgcgatcagtgcgactattccgCTGCACGGAAGGTTCAAGTTGACAGACACATGATGGTGAAACACACAGTTGAGAAACCCTATGTGTGGAGAGTGCTTGTACAGGAGCACTAA
- the LOC118404636 gene encoding V-type proton ATPase subunit C 1-A-like isoform X2 — translation MSEFWLISAPGEKTCQQTWEKMNNCTAKTQTLSSNTKFHIPDLKVGTLDILVGLSDELGKLDSYVESVARKVAQYLGDVLEDQKDKLQENLLANGVDLATYIKRFQWDMAKYPIKQSLKNISEIIGKQVSQIDADLKSKSQAYNNLKGNLQAMARKATGSLLTRSLGDLVKKEDFVMDSEYLQTLLVVVPNQCYDDWKEKYETLTDMVVPRSSKKIYEDNDHGLFTVTMFTRVVDEYKHHARENRFVVREFQYNEEEMTAGKNELSKLASDKKKQFGPLVRWLKVNFSEAFTAWIHVKALRVFVESVLRYGLPVNFQAMLLQPLNKKVHRKLRDSLQQLYGHLDSSSFAVDDLPMDIPGLSGMNIGQGEYYPYVYYSINTDMLSDVVKR, via the exons ATGTCGGAGTTCTGGCTGATCTCTGCCCCGGGGGAGAAGACTTGCCAGCAGACGTGGGAGAAGA TGAACAACTGCACAGCCAAGACTCAGACTTTGTCCTCCAACACCAAGTTCCACATACCAGACTTAAAG GTTGGTACTCTGGACATCCTAGTTGGCCTGTCAGATGAGCTGGGCAAGCTGGACAGCTATGTGGAAAG tGTTGCCAGAAAAGTGGCGCAGTACCTGGGTGATGTGCTAGAGGACCAGAAAGACAAGCTGCAGGAAAATCTGCTGGCCAATGGAG TTGATTTGGCCACCTACATCAAGAGATTCCAGTGGGACATGGCCAAGTACCCCATCAAGCAGTCCCTCAAGAACATCTCTGAGATCATCGGCAAG CAAGTGAGCCAGATAGACGCTGATCTGAAGAGCAAGTCTCAGGCCTACAACAACCTGAAGGGAAACCTGCAGGCCATGGCGAGAAAGGCAAC TGGCAGCCTTTTAACCAGAAGTCTGGGAGACCTGGTGAAGAAGGAAGACTTTGTGATGGACTCTGAGTACCTGCAGACATTACTAGTGGTGGTTCCCAA CCAATGCTATGATGACTGGAAGGAGAAGTATGAGACACTAACAGACATGGTGGTGCCCAGATCTTCCAA AAAGATATATGAAGACAACGACCACGGACTGTTCACAGTTACCATGTTCACACGGGTGGTCGACGAGTACAAGCACCATGCTCGCGAAAACAG atTTGTGGTGAGAGAATTCCAGTACAATGAGGAAGAGATGACTGCTGGGAAAAATGAGCTGTCCAAGCTCGCCTCTGACAAGAAGAAACAATTC GGTCCCCTGGTCAGATGGCTGAAGGTGAACTTCAGCGAGGCTTTCACAGCTTGGATCCACGTTAAGGCTCTACGTGTGTTTGTGGAGTCTGTGCTCAG ATATGGTTTGCCAGTGAACTTCCAGGCCATGCTGTTGCAGCCCCTGAATAAGAAGGTTCACCGTAAGCTGAGAGACTCTCTGCAGCAGCTCTACGGTCATCTGGACAGCAGCTCCTTTGCTGTTGATGAT CTTCCAATGGACATTCCGGGTCTGAGTGGAATGAACATCGGACAGGGCGAGTACTACCCATACGTGTACTACAGCATCAACACAGACATGCTATCTGACGTGGTCAAACGGTAG
- the LOC118405068 gene encoding xanthine dehydrogenase/oxidase-like gives MYGLLSKKPQPSQQEVENHFDGHICRCTGYRPILDAMKSFASDSGDCIDIEAPLCGQNGVSWYRPTTLEQLYSLLEQHGTGQDRYKLVCGNTAAVSWYRPTTLEQLYSLLEQHGTGQDRYKLVCGNTAAVVWYRPTTLEQLYSLLEQHGTGQDRYKLVCGNTAAGVYKNDGPFTSLIDVKSVADLFITQGDSACLWNKLFS, from the exons ATGTACGG CCTGCTGAGTAAGAAGCCACAGCCCAGCCAACAGGAGGTGGAGAATCACTTTGATGGACACATCTGCAGGTGTACAG GCTACAGGCCAATCTTGGATGCCATGAAGTCATTTGCCAGTGACTCTGGGGACTGTATTGACATTGAG gCACCATT GTGTGGCCAAAATGGAGTGAGCTGGTACCGCCCCACCACCCTGGAGCAGCTGTACAGCCTGTTGGAACAGCACGGAACCGGTCAGGACCGGTACAAACTGGTCTGTGGAAACACTGCTGCAG TGAGCTGGTACCGCCCCACCACCCTGGAGCAGCTGTACAGCCTGTTGGAACAGCACGGAACCGGTCAGGACCGGTACAAACTGGTCTGTGGAAACACTGCGGCAG TGGTCTGGTACCGTCCTACCACCCTGGAGCAGCTGTACAGCCTGTTGGAACAGCACGGAACCGGTCAGGACCGGTACAAACTGGTCTGTGGGAACACTGCTGCAG GAGTGTACAAGAATGATGGGCCCTTCACTTCTCTGATTGATGTGAAATCTGTGGCAGACTTGTTCATCACCCAG GGAGATAGTGCATGCCTCTGGAATAAGCTTTTCTCATAG
- the LOC118404636 gene encoding V-type proton ATPase subunit C 1-A-like isoform X1: protein MSEFWLISAPGEKTCQQTWEKMNNCTAKTQTLSSNTKFHIPDLKVGTLDILVGLSDELGKLDSYVESVARKVAQYLGDVLEDQKDKLQENLLANGVDLATYIKRFQWDMAKYPIKQSLKNISEIIGKQVSQIDADLKSKSQAYNNLKGNLQAMARKATGSLLTRSLGDLVKKEDFVMDSEYLQTLLVVVPNQCYDDWKEKYETLTDMVVPRSSKKIYEDNDHGLFTVTMFTRVVDEYKHHARENRFVVREFQYNEEEMTAGKNELSKLASDKKKQFGPLVRWLKVNFSEAFTAWIHVKALRVFVESVLRYGLPVNFQAMLLQPLNKKVHRKLRDSLQQLYGHLDSSSFAVDDLPMDIPGLSGMNIGQGEYYPYVYYSINTDMLSDVVKR, encoded by the exons ATGTCGGAGTTCTGGCTGATCTCTGCCCCGGGGGAGAAGACTTGCCAGCAGACGTGGGAGAAGATGAACAACTGCACAGCCAAGACTCAGACCCTGTCTTCTAATACCAAGTTCCACATACCAGACTTAAAG GTTGGTACTCTGGACATCCTAGTTGGCCTGTCAGATGAGCTGGGCAAGCTGGACAGCTATGTGGAAAG tGTTGCCAGAAAAGTGGCGCAGTACCTGGGTGATGTGCTAGAGGACCAGAAAGACAAGCTGCAGGAAAATCTGCTGGCCAATGGAG TTGATTTGGCCACCTACATCAAGAGATTCCAGTGGGACATGGCCAAGTACCCCATCAAGCAGTCCCTCAAGAACATCTCTGAGATCATCGGCAAG CAAGTGAGCCAGATAGACGCTGATCTGAAGAGCAAGTCTCAGGCCTACAACAACCTGAAGGGAAACCTGCAGGCCATGGCGAGAAAGGCAAC TGGCAGCCTTTTAACCAGAAGTCTGGGAGACCTGGTGAAGAAGGAAGACTTTGTGATGGACTCTGAGTACCTGCAGACATTACTAGTGGTGGTTCCCAA CCAATGCTATGATGACTGGAAGGAGAAGTATGAGACACTAACAGACATGGTGGTGCCCAGATCTTCCAA AAAGATATATGAAGACAACGACCACGGACTGTTCACAGTTACCATGTTCACACGGGTGGTCGACGAGTACAAGCACCATGCTCGCGAAAACAG atTTGTGGTGAGAGAATTCCAGTACAATGAGGAAGAGATGACTGCTGGGAAAAATGAGCTGTCCAAGCTCGCCTCTGACAAGAAGAAACAATTC GGTCCCCTGGTCAGATGGCTGAAGGTGAACTTCAGCGAGGCTTTCACAGCTTGGATCCACGTTAAGGCTCTACGTGTGTTTGTGGAGTCTGTGCTCAG ATATGGTTTGCCAGTGAACTTCCAGGCCATGCTGTTGCAGCCCCTGAATAAGAAGGTTCACCGTAAGCTGAGAGACTCTCTGCAGCAGCTCTACGGTCATCTGGACAGCAGCTCCTTTGCTGTTGATGAT CTTCCAATGGACATTCCGGGTCTGAGTGGAATGAACATCGGACAGGGCGAGTACTACCCATACGTGTACTACAGCATCAACACAGACATGCTATCTGACGTGGTCAAACGGTAG
- the LOC118404636 gene encoding V-type proton ATPase subunit C 1-A-like isoform X3 produces the protein MSEFWLISAPGEKTCQQTWEKMNNCTAKTQTLSSNTKFHIPDLKVGTLDILVGLSDELGKLDSYVESVARKVAQYLGDVLEDQKDKLQENLLANGVDLATYIKRFQWDMAKYPIKQSLKNISEIIGKQVSQIDADLKSKSQAYNNLKGNLQAMARKATGSLLTRSLGDLVKKEDFVMDSEYLQTLLVVVPNQCYDDWKEKYETLTDMVVPRSSKKIYEDNDHGLFTVTMFTRVVDEYKHHARENRFVVREFQYNEEEMTAGKNELSKLASDKKKQFGPLVRWLKVNFSEAFTAWIHVKALRVFVESVLRYGLPVNFQAPEQEGSP, from the exons ATGTCGGAGTTCTGGCTGATCTCTGCCCCGGGGGAGAAGACTTGCCAGCAGACGTGGGAGAAGATGAACAACTGCACAGCCAAGACTCAGACCCTGTCTTCTAATACCAAGTTCCACATACCAGACTTAAAG GTTGGTACTCTGGACATCCTAGTTGGCCTGTCAGATGAGCTGGGCAAGCTGGACAGCTATGTGGAAAG tGTTGCCAGAAAAGTGGCGCAGTACCTGGGTGATGTGCTAGAGGACCAGAAAGACAAGCTGCAGGAAAATCTGCTGGCCAATGGAG TTGATTTGGCCACCTACATCAAGAGATTCCAGTGGGACATGGCCAAGTACCCCATCAAGCAGTCCCTCAAGAACATCTCTGAGATCATCGGCAAG CAAGTGAGCCAGATAGACGCTGATCTGAAGAGCAAGTCTCAGGCCTACAACAACCTGAAGGGAAACCTGCAGGCCATGGCGAGAAAGGCAAC TGGCAGCCTTTTAACCAGAAGTCTGGGAGACCTGGTGAAGAAGGAAGACTTTGTGATGGACTCTGAGTACCTGCAGACATTACTAGTGGTGGTTCCCAA CCAATGCTATGATGACTGGAAGGAGAAGTATGAGACACTAACAGACATGGTGGTGCCCAGATCTTCCAA AAAGATATATGAAGACAACGACCACGGACTGTTCACAGTTACCATGTTCACACGGGTGGTCGACGAGTACAAGCACCATGCTCGCGAAAACAG atTTGTGGTGAGAGAATTCCAGTACAATGAGGAAGAGATGACTGCTGGGAAAAATGAGCTGTCCAAGCTCGCCTCTGACAAGAAGAAACAATTC GGTCCCCTGGTCAGATGGCTGAAGGTGAACTTCAGCGAGGCTTTCACAGCTTGGATCCACGTTAAGGCTCTACGTGTGTTTGTGGAGTCTGTGCTCAG ATACGGTTTACCAGTAAACTTCCAGGCCCCTGAACAAGAAGGTTCACCGTAA
- the LOC118405067 gene encoding xanthine dehydrogenase-like → MAAAASMNLTFWVNGTQHEVQNPDPSMTLNEWLRSQRGLTGTKVMCGEGGCGCCVVMVTHPDPANGGTLSYTVNSCLCPLCSVEGWTITTVEGG, encoded by the exons ATGGCTGCTGCTGCATCCATGAACCTGACCTTCTGGGTAAATGGAACTCAACACGAAG TTCAAAACCCTGACCCCTCCATGACCTTAAACGAATGGCTGAGGTCACAGCGTGGACTGACGGGGACAAAGGTCATGTGTGGGGAAGGAGGGTGCGGCTGCTGTGTTGTCATGGTGACACATCCCGATCCAGCCAATGGTGGAACACTTTCCTACACTGTCAACTCT TGCCTGTGCCCCCTGTGCAGTGTGGAGGGCTGGACCATCACCACAGTGGAGGGGGGATAA
- the LOC118404648 gene encoding uncharacterized protein LOC118404648, protein MEELFGEPPIKKLCMEQTGKQKDIQEEETEHTGWQQDGQEDVQETYSEDQETSYPKKETYNSGKQTTTGVERQQEMLSVNCTQPEEGVSSHLHIQASAGQVGMDNVKEQTTDSAWQQDKKKDVQNDKTCDLNSTGNEQEFLPESKTTFNREKGPYKCDWCDYSSPRKSYLDLHVMRKHTGEKPYMCGECGYRTVAKSHLTRHMKRHTRDIPEKPYKCDKCHFSAAQKRLLRRHVLRKHRGEQAADTALQGEQAKETAQQQDKKEVVQNDKTGSVNSPVNEQEFLPESKTNFKREKGPYKCEWCDYSSPRQSYVDLHVMRKHTGEKPYMCGECGYRTVAKSHLTRHMKRHTREIPEKAHKCDQCSFSAAQKRLLRRHVLRKHKDVKPYACKLCEFKTADKETLSEHKRTHTEEKAYLCGECGYRTAHSSSFTRHKRKHTGEKPFLCDECGYRTRESSALSIHKRTHTGEKPYKCDQCDFAATQASHLIKHVRVKHNGEKPFVCNECDYWTADKATLTNHMRTHTGERPYKCDQCDYSASGKGQFNKHMTKHTGVMPFVCDECGYRTAYSGSFTEHKRMHTGEKPYLCEECGYRTAHKSTLTRHKRKHTGEKPFLCSECGYRARESSSLSSHMRTHTGEKPYKCDQCDFSAAQSSLLKKHVRVKHNGEKPFMCNECEYWTDNRTNFLTHLRKHTGERPYKCDQCDYAASEKGQFNRHMTKHTGKMPFVCEECGYKTAASTSLTRHKMTHTGEKPYMCGECGFRTAHKCALTRHKRKHTGIDKSSSGPTVKWPCTEQSANKADNQEEETEDTGWQQVGQEDELHVFQEMYSEDHETYDMNLPAYYSWKETNNSGEQTADTELQQEMCGRNCTQPEEGVLSLTEMDDMGEQTTNTGRQQDILSEATSGINCTQPEEGVSSHLHVQVRTEMEDMGEQTTNTGRQQDNLSEATCGVNCTQPEEAVSPHLHVQVCTGQVGLDNIGEQTTDLVQQQEEEKDDPNDQTFGVNCTIFNDKEVLPPNKQLLLEHTAIKADINEEETEDTGWQQHGQEDGLFQEPYSEDQEMHDVNLPSCYPTNDTNNSGEQTTDTGRQQDVLVEETGGVNCTQPEEGVSSHLHVKASIGQVGIDNMAEQTTDMAQQQEDKKDSLNDKTCGVKSTVNDEDDVPTCKSEKGPFKCDQCEYSTPWRHNRDRHVRRNHTNEKPYTCGECGYSTAFRFDLSRHMKTHTGLKPYKCDQCDYSAAHKRQLHRHVLRKHKAVKPFVCEVCGYGTDFSYELTQHKRTHTGEKPYLCGDCGYRTAHRSSFTRHQRKHTGEKPYLCDECGYRARESSYLSIHKRTHTGEKPYKCDQCDYSAAQLPCLKNHVRVKHYGEKPFVCNECGYGTTNKTTLSNHMRKHTGERPYKCDQCDYTAIEKGQLVKHVMVKHTGERPYMCDECPYKTVFSAALTQHKRTHTGEKPYLCEECGFRTASQASLTKHKRKHTGEKPYLCNECGYRARESSSLSSHMRTHTGEKPYKCDQCDFSAAQSTSLKTHVRVKHKGEKPFECNECGYWTDNRTTFLNHMRKHTGERPYKCNQCDYSASEKGQLKRHVMTKHRGEMPFVCDECGYRTAVSAALTRHKLKHTGEKPYMCGECGYRTAYRHALIRHGKKHASKNLEM, encoded by the exons ATGGAAGAATTATTTGGTGAGCCTCCCATTAAAAAGCTTTGTATGGAACAAACAGGGAAACAAAAAGACATCCAAGAAGAGGAGACAGAACACACAGGATGGCAACAAGATGGACAAGAAGACGTTCAAGAAACATACAGTGAGGACCAGGAAACATCTTATCCTAAGAAGGAGACTTACAACAGTGGGAAACAGACAACAACAGGTGTAGAGAGACAGCAGGAAATGCTCAGTGTAAACTGTACCCAGCCTGAGGAGGGAGTCTCGTCACATCTACATATACAGGCTAGTGCAGGACAGGTGGGGATGGACAATGTGAAGGAGCAGACGACAGACTCGGCATGGCAGCAGGACAAAAAGAAGGATGtccaaaatgacaaaacatgcGATTTAAACAGTACTGGAAATGAGCAAGAATTCTTGCCAGAGAGTAAAACAACTTTTAACAGAGAGAAGGggccttacaaatgtgactgGTGTGATTACTCTTCACCAAGAAAAAGTTATCTAGACTTACACGTGATGagaaagcacactggtgagaaaccctacatgtgtggggagtgtggatacagaacaGTTGCTAAATCACACCTAACCCGGCACATGAAAAGACACACACGTGACATTCCtgagaaaccatacaaatgtgacaagtgtcACTTTTCTGCTGCGCAGAAACGACTATTGCGCAGACACGTTTTGAGAAAACATAGGGGGGAGCAGGCTGCAGACACGGCACTGCAAGGGGAACAGGCAAAAGAAACTGCACAACAGCAGGACAAAAAGGAGGTCgttcaaaatgacaaaacaggCAGTGTAAACAGCCCTGTAAATGAGCAAGAATTCTTGCCAGAGAgtaaaacaaattttaaaaggGAGAAGGGGCCATACAAATGTGAGTGGTGTGATTACTCTTCACCAAGGCAAAGTTATGTAGACTTACACGTGATGagaaagcacaccggtgagaaaccctacatgtgtggggagtgtggatacagaacaGTTGCTAAATCACACCTAACGCGGCACATGAAAAGACACACACGTGAGATTCCCGAGAAAGCGCACAAATGCGACCAGTGTAGCTTTTCTGCAGCGCAGAAACGACTATTGCGCAGACACGTCTTGAGGAAACACAAAGATGTGAAGCCCTACGCGTGTAAGTTGTGTGAATTCAAGACAGCTGACAAGGAAACCTTATCCGAACATAAGAGAACACACACAGAAGAGAAGGCGTACTTGTGTggcgagtgtgggtacaggacagctcacagCTCTTCCTTCACCCGTCATaagagaaaacacaccggtgagaaacccttcttGTGTGACGAATGCGGGTACAGGACCAGAGAAAGTTCAGCCCTGTCTATACACAagagaactcatactggagagaaaccctacaaatgtgaccagtgtgattttGCTGCTACACAGGCATCACATCTGATAAAACATGTCAGAGTAAAACACAATGGTGAGAAGCCCTTTGTCTGCAACGAATGCGACTACTGGACTGCTGATAAGGCAACGCTGACAAatcatatgagaacacataccggtgagagaccatacaaatgcgaccagtgtgactattctgcttcagGGAAGGGTCAGTTCAACAAGCATATGACCAAACACACTGGTGTGATGCCTTTCGTTTGTGacgagtgtggatacaggacagcctATAGTGGTTCTTTTACTGAACATAAGAGAatgcacactggtgagaaaccctacttgTGTGAGGAATGTGGCTACAGGACAGCTCATAAGTCTACCTTAACCCGGCATaagagaaaacacaccggtgagaaacccttcttGTGCAGCGAGTGCGGATATAGGGCCAGAGAAAGTTCGAGCCTATCCtcacacatgagaacacacaccggtgagaaaccctacaaatgtgaccagtgcgacttttctgcAGCACAATCTTCGCTCCTAAAAAAACATGTCAGAGTTAAACACAACGgggaaaaacccttcatgtgcaACGAATGTGAATACTGGACAGATAACCGGACAAACTTTTTGACTCATCTGAGAAAGCACACTGGCGAGAGGccgtacaaatgtgaccagtgtgactatgccgCTTCAGAAAAAGGTCAATTCAACCGGCATATGACGAAACATACTGGTAAGATGCCTTTCGTTTGTGAGGAGTGCGGGTACAAGACAGCCGCTAGTACTTCCCTAACCCGACACAAGATgacacacactggcgagaaaccctacatgtgtggagagtgtggattCAGGACAGCTCATAAGTGTGCCTTAACCCgacataaaagaaaacacaccg GGATTGACAAGTCATCCAGTGGGCCTACTGTTAAATGGCCTTGTACTGAACAATCTGCAAACAAGGCAGACAACCAAGAAGAGGAGACAGAAGACACAGGATGGCAACAAGTTGGACAAGAGGacgaactacatgtatttcaggaAATGTACAGTGAGGACCATGAAACGTATGATATGAACCTACCAGCTTACTACAGTTGGAAGGAGACCAACAACAGTGGGGAACAGACAGCTGACACAGAACTGCAGCAGGAGATGTGTGGGAGAAACTGTACCCAGCCTGAGGAGGGAGTCTTATCACTGACTGAAATGGACGACATGGGGGAGCAGACAACAAACACAGGACGGCAGCAGGACATTCTAAGTGAGGCAACGAGCGGCATAAACTGTACCCAGCCTGAGGAGGGAGTCTCTTCACATCTTCATGTACAGGTCCGTACTGAAATGGAAGACATGGGGGAGCAGACAACAAAcacgggacggcagcaggacAATCTAAGTGAGGCAACGTGCGGGGTAAACTGTACCCAGCCTGAGGAGGCAGTCTCgccacatctacatgtacaggtctgTACAGGACAGGTGGGGCTGGATAACATAggggagcagacaacagactTGGTGCAGCAACAGGAGGAAGAAAAGGATGATCCAAATGACCAAACATTTGGTGTAAACTGTACCATATTTAATGACAAAGAAGTCTTACCTCCCAATAAACAGCTTCTTCTGGAACATACTGCAATCAAGGCAGACATCAACGAAGAGGAGACAGAAGACACAGGATGGCAACAACATGGACAAGAGGACGGTCTTTTCCAGGAACCATACAGCGAAGACCAGGAAATGCATGATGTAAACCTACCATCTTGCTATCCTACAAATGACACTAACAACAGTGGGGAGCAGACAACAGATACAGGACGGCAGCAGGATGTTTTAGTCGAGGAAACGGGCGGGGTAAACTGTACCCAGCCTGAGGAGGGCGTCTCATCACATCTACATGTTAAGGCCAGTATAGGACAGGTGGGGATTGACAACATGGCagagcagacaacagacatggcgCAGCAACAGGAGGACAAGAAGGACTCTCTAAATGACAAAACGTGTGGTGTAAAGAGTACCGTAAATGACGAAGATGATGTGCCAACATGTAAAAGTGAAAAGGGGCCtttcaaatgtgaccagtgtgagtACTCTACACCATGGAGACATAATCGAGATCGGCATGTCAGGAGAAATCACACcaatgagaaaccctacacgtgtgggGAATGCGGATATAGTACAGCTTTTAGGTTCGACCTATCTCGGcacatgaaaacacatacaGGTCTAAAACCATACaaatgcgaccagtgtgactattctgctgcacataaaagaCAATTGCACAGACACGTCTTGAGAAAACACAAAGCTGTGAAGCCCTTCGTGTGTGAGGTGTGTGGATATGGGACAGATTTTAGCTATGAGCTAACCCAACATAAGAGAacacacactggagagaaaccctacttgTGTGGGGAttgcggatacaggacagctcacagGTCTTCCTTCACCCGTCATCagagaaaacacaccggtgagaaaccctatttGTGCGATGAATGTGGATACAGGGCCAGAGAAAGTTCATACTTGTCAATACACAagagaactcatactggagagaaaccctacaaatgtgaccagtgcgactattctgctgcgcAGCTACCATGCCTTAAAAATCATGTCAGGGTAAAACACTACGGTGAGAAACCATTTGTCTGCAACGAATGCGGATACGGGACAACTAATAAGACCACGCTATCCAATCATATGagaaagcacaccggtgagagaccctacaaatgtgaccagtgtgactatacCGCTATTGAGAAAGGCCAATTAGTGAAACACGTCAtggtaaaacacaccggtgagagaccctacatgtgtgacgaGTGCccatacaaaacagtttttagCGCTGCCTTAACCCAACATAAgagaacacacactggtgagaaaccctacttgTGCGAGGAATGTGGATTCAGGACAGCTAGCCAGGCATCTTTAACCAAACATaagagaaaacacaccggtgagaaaccctacttgTGCAAcgagtgcggatacagggccAGAGAAAGTTCAAGCCTATCCtcacacatgagaacacacaccggtgagaaaccctacaaatgtgaccagtgtgacttttctgctgcacaaTCAACAAGTCTGAAAACACATGTCAGAGTAAAACACAAGGGTGAGAAACCCTTTGAGTGCAATGAATGTGGATACTGGACGGATAACAGAACAACCTTTTTGAAtcatatgagaaaacacaccggcgagAGACCCTATAAATGcaaccagtgcgactattccgcTTCAGAGAAAGGTCAACTTAAAAGACATGTCATGACCAAACACAGGGGTGAGATGCCTTTTGTTTGtgatgagtgtgggtacaggacagccgTAAGCGCTGCCTTGACCCGACATAAGctaaagcacaccggtgagaaaccctacatgtgtggagagtgtggatacagaacaGCCTATCGCCACGCCTTAATACGACATGGGAAAAAGCATGCCAGCAAAAACCTTGAAATGTGA